The proteins below come from a single Crossiella sp. CA-258035 genomic window:
- a CDS encoding NYN domain-containing protein — MIDQTRSAVRVGVYVDAFNVYYGGREMLGSTTPGWKWLDIATLAAGLINPWVWPGARIDRVVYCTAMREREGDPSSLADQHTYLAALRHANPSLTVALGKYVPRTKSGVLVEQGTGYPPRRVRSPGTGCLPTWLPVREVPGPSGATDLLARISTFEEKGSDVNVASHVLMDVLTGQVDAVMVLSNDSDLSFPLRQTRLRVPVATVNPSVKPTTAALRGDRNEGVGQHWWRRLRCQDFMANQLADPTGPFRKPQGW, encoded by the coding sequence GTGATCGATCAGACACGGAGTGCGGTCAGGGTAGGGGTCTATGTCGACGCGTTCAACGTCTACTACGGCGGTCGCGAGATGCTCGGCTCGACGACACCCGGCTGGAAGTGGCTGGACATCGCCACTCTCGCCGCCGGCCTGATCAACCCGTGGGTGTGGCCGGGAGCGCGGATCGACCGGGTCGTCTACTGCACGGCCATGCGCGAGCGGGAAGGAGACCCCAGCTCACTGGCCGACCAGCACACCTACCTCGCGGCGTTGCGGCACGCCAACCCCTCGCTGACGGTGGCGCTGGGCAAGTACGTGCCGCGGACCAAGTCCGGGGTGCTGGTCGAGCAGGGCACGGGCTACCCGCCACGACGGGTCCGGTCTCCCGGAACCGGGTGCCTGCCGACCTGGCTTCCGGTTCGCGAGGTCCCCGGCCCCAGCGGAGCCACCGACCTGCTCGCCCGGATCTCGACCTTCGAGGAGAAGGGCTCGGACGTGAACGTGGCCAGCCATGTGCTGATGGACGTGCTGACCGGGCAGGTCGACGCGGTCATGGTCCTGTCCAACGACAGCGACCTGAGCTTCCCCCTGCGTCAGACCCGGCTGCGGGTCCCGGTCGCGACCGTCAACCCCAGCGTCAAGCCGACCACCGCGGCCCTGCGCGGCGACCGGAACGAGGGCGTCGGACAGCACTGGTGGCGCAGGCTCCGGTGCCAAGACTTCATGGCGAACCAACTGGCCGACCCGACCGGCCCATTCCGGAAGCCACAGGGCTGGTGA